The following proteins come from a genomic window of Pseudomonas putida:
- a CDS encoding ABC transporter substrate-binding protein: MNTVPRATPLAWVNGSDAPEKTSLNIGYMALTDCASVVVAATQGFAQQHGLTLNLKRQGSWAGLRDKLVSGELDAAHCLYGLVYAVHLGIGGVPASDMAVLMGLNQNAQAINLSPALQRKGVTNPEALARLVHQHGARLTFAQTFPTGTHAMWLYYWLASQGIHPLRDVDSVVVPPAQMAAHLQAGRIDGFCVGEPWAADAVAKGQGFTLATSQSIWPDHPEKVLACARAFAEQYPNSARALIKAILTASRFIEQSPENRRSTAQLLSASTYLDTPLDSIAPRLLGHYEDGLGNQWQDPHALRLFDQGRANLPYLSDGMWFMTQFRRWGLLREDPDYLGVARQVQQLQLYSEAAQSLGIACPGQPMRSSLLIDGSRWDGSDPFGYARSFSLHALGDLPDARVGV, encoded by the coding sequence GTGAACACTGTACCCCGAGCAACGCCCCTGGCCTGGGTCAACGGCAGCGATGCGCCGGAAAAAACCAGCCTGAACATCGGCTACATGGCCCTGACCGACTGCGCTTCGGTGGTGGTCGCCGCCACCCAGGGCTTCGCCCAGCAGCACGGCCTTACCCTCAACCTCAAGCGCCAGGGCTCGTGGGCCGGGCTACGCGACAAGCTGGTCAGCGGCGAGCTGGACGCCGCGCATTGCCTGTATGGCCTGGTCTACGCCGTGCACCTGGGCATTGGCGGCGTACCTGCCAGCGACATGGCCGTGCTCATGGGGCTGAACCAGAACGCCCAGGCTATCAACCTGTCCCCTGCCCTGCAGCGCAAGGGCGTGACCAACCCTGAGGCGCTGGCGCGCCTGGTGCACCAGCATGGCGCACGCCTGACGTTCGCCCAGACATTCCCCACTGGCACCCACGCCATGTGGCTGTATTACTGGCTGGCCAGCCAGGGCATCCACCCGCTGCGCGACGTCGACAGCGTCGTGGTGCCACCGGCGCAAATGGCTGCACACCTCCAGGCCGGGCGCATTGACGGCTTCTGCGTCGGTGAACCCTGGGCCGCCGACGCCGTGGCCAAAGGCCAAGGCTTCACCCTGGCCACCAGCCAGTCGATCTGGCCGGATCACCCGGAAAAGGTCCTGGCCTGCGCGCGCGCCTTTGCCGAGCAATACCCCAACAGCGCCCGCGCGCTGATCAAGGCGATCCTCACCGCCAGCCGGTTCATCGAGCAAAGCCCGGAAAACCGCCGCAGCACCGCGCAACTGCTGAGCGCAAGCACCTACCTGGACACCCCGCTGGACAGCATAGCCCCTCGCCTGCTCGGCCACTATGAGGACGGCCTGGGCAACCAATGGCAAGACCCGCATGCCCTGCGCCTGTTCGACCAAGGGCGGGCCAACTTGCCCTATCTGTCCGACGGTATGTGGTTCATGACCCAGTTCCGCCGTTGGGGCCTGCTGCGCGAAGACCCCGACTACCTCGGCGTGGCCCGGCAGGTCCAGCAACTGCAGCTGTACAGCGAGGCCGCACAGAGCCTGGGCATCGCTTGCCCGGGCCAGCCGATGCGCAGCAGCCTGCTGATCGATGGCTCCCGCTGGGACGGCAGCGACCCCTTCGGCTATGCCCGAAGTTTCAGCTTGCATGCCTTGGGCGACCTGCCCGATGCCCGTGTCGGCGTGTGA
- a CDS encoding quinone-dependent dihydroorotate dehydrogenase, whose protein sequence is MYTLARQLLFKLSPETSHDLSLDLIGAGGRMGLNGMLCKQPASLPVSVMGLNFANPVGLAAGLDKNGAAIDGFAQLGFGFVEIGTVTPRPQPGNPKPRLFRLPEATAIINRMGFNNLGVDHLLERVRASRYKGVLGINIGKNFDTPVERAVDDYLICLDKVYTAASYITVNVSSPNTPGLRSLQFGDSLKQLLDALAERREQLAGTHGKRVPLAIKIAPDMSDEETALVAAALMESGMDAVIATNTTLGREGVEALPYGGEAGGLSGAPVLEKSTHIVKVLAGELGGKLPIIAAGGITEGRHAAEKIAAGASLVQIYSGFIYKGPALIREAVDAIAAMPR, encoded by the coding sequence ATGTATACCCTGGCCCGCCAGCTGCTGTTCAAGCTTTCCCCGGAAACTTCCCACGACCTGTCCCTGGACCTGATCGGCGCCGGTGGCCGTATGGGCCTCAACGGCATGCTGTGCAAGCAACCGGCGTCATTGCCGGTTTCGGTCATGGGCTTGAACTTCGCCAACCCGGTGGGCCTGGCTGCTGGCCTGGACAAGAACGGCGCGGCCATCGACGGCTTCGCCCAGTTGGGCTTCGGGTTTGTCGAAATCGGCACTGTCACCCCGCGTCCGCAGCCAGGCAACCCCAAGCCGCGGTTGTTCCGCCTGCCGGAAGCCACGGCCATCATCAATCGCATGGGCTTCAACAACCTGGGCGTTGATCACCTGCTCGAGCGCGTACGCGCGTCGCGCTACAAGGGGGTGCTGGGCATCAACATCGGCAAGAACTTCGACACACCGGTCGAGCGTGCCGTCGATGACTACCTGATCTGCCTGGACAAGGTCTACACTGCCGCCAGCTACATCACGGTCAATGTCAGCTCGCCGAATACCCCGGGCCTGCGCAGCCTGCAGTTTGGGGACTCGCTCAAGCAGTTGCTCGACGCCCTGGCCGAGCGCCGCGAGCAACTGGCCGGCACACACGGCAAGCGCGTGCCGCTGGCAATCAAGATTGCGCCGGACATGAGCGACGAAGAAACGGCGCTGGTGGCCGCCGCGCTGATGGAGTCGGGCATGGATGCGGTGATCGCCACCAACACCACGCTGGGCCGTGAAGGTGTCGAAGCATTGCCATACGGTGGCGAGGCGGGCGGCCTGTCGGGCGCGCCGGTGCTGGAAAAGAGCACCCATATCGTCAAGGTGCTGGCAGGTGAGCTGGGCGGCAAGTTGCCGATCATCGCCGCCGGTGGCATTACCGAAGGCCGCCATGCTGCTGAAAAGATCGCGGCCGGGGCGAGCCTGGTGCAGATTTACTCGGGCTTCATTTACAAGGGGCCGGCGCTGATTCGCGAAGCGGTGGATGCTATCGCGGCAATGCCGCGCTGA
- a CDS encoding diguanylate cyclase — MSKGGVRARLLGLCTERVSAWAMALIALVAGGLLTAALAFAAHTFYKQQLRQRFELLASERFSRIAERFDEQQQRLDGLRRFFSFSSEITLREFDGYARPLLQRTLAYAWAPRVEAGQRAEFERLASAHTGPGYVIRDLDAQGQWRPASQRDHYFPVLYTQSGDRPGLPYGLDLAGQSGPQAALARALGPGSMAVSEPLTLFDTHSAEPGLLMVAPVFSDADPRGAAAGYVMALLSMRELVSEGRPVAADDNLVVHITDPSGLQGPVVMFDSQNPVAPLALASNPVLRLADHHFQLNIQPSQAFVQANRTSAVLAVGLLGGLLSLLLSVLLYSLLSQRQRALALVAQRTAELQVSEQSLRGTHNQLRSVLDAATQVAIIATNLKGVVSTFNAGAERMLGYAASEAIGRLRLDDLVLPEELNLRAQALSLRFGRAIAGGQAMFAETVQAHGAEPGEWTLLRADGSQLVANMLVTAMLDEQGLWVGYLAICIDVTERRRVHEALAARDRLLEKLSAEVPGGIYQYRLDANGHSCFPYASMGLYDIYEVDLLQLREDAAAVFERIHPDDLERVRRSVRYSAEHLSPWREEYRVCLPRAGLRWVRGEATPEVGEQGCTLWHGYLTDISDLKGVEEELRALSVTDSLTGIHNRRYFQERLKIELERAQRDGLALSVIMLDIDHFKRINDRFGHAVGDRVLRSLCQRIGQRLRRTDVFCRLGGEEFMVLCPGSDVDQARLLALELWQGVRNVPVEGVGQVTASFGVAQWRLGEGADALLLRADAGVYAAKQAGRDRVEGEPL; from the coding sequence ATGTCAAAGGGTGGCGTGCGTGCGCGGTTACTTGGCTTGTGCACAGAGAGGGTGTCTGCCTGGGCGATGGCGCTGATCGCACTGGTGGCCGGCGGCTTGTTGACCGCTGCCCTGGCATTTGCCGCGCACACCTTCTACAAGCAGCAGCTGCGCCAGCGCTTCGAGCTGCTGGCCAGCGAGCGCTTCAGCCGTATTGCCGAGCGCTTTGACGAGCAGCAGCAGCGCCTGGACGGGCTGCGACGGTTTTTCAGCTTTTCCAGCGAAATCACCCTGCGCGAATTCGACGGCTATGCCCGGCCACTGCTGCAACGCACCCTGGCCTATGCCTGGGCGCCGCGCGTCGAGGCTGGGCAACGCGCCGAATTCGAGCGCCTGGCCAGTGCCCATACCGGCCCAGGCTATGTGATTCGTGACCTGGATGCGCAAGGCCAGTGGCGCCCGGCGTCGCAGCGCGACCATTACTTCCCGGTGCTCTATACCCAGTCGGGCGATCGGCCCGGGTTGCCTTATGGCCTGGACCTCGCGGGTCAAAGCGGGCCCCAGGCAGCCCTGGCGCGGGCGCTGGGGCCGGGCAGCATGGCGGTGTCCGAGCCATTGACCCTGTTCGATACCCACTCGGCAGAGCCCGGCCTGCTGATGGTGGCACCGGTATTTTCCGATGCCGACCCCCGTGGTGCGGCCGCGGGCTATGTGATGGCCTTGCTGAGCATGCGCGAGCTGGTCAGCGAGGGGCGGCCGGTAGCGGCCGATGACAACCTTGTGGTGCACATCACGGACCCGTCTGGGTTACAAGGCCCTGTCGTGATGTTCGATTCACAAAATCCAGTCGCGCCCTTGGCGCTGGCCAGCAACCCTGTGTTGCGCCTGGCCGATCACCATTTCCAGCTGAATATTCAACCGAGCCAGGCGTTCGTGCAGGCGAACCGCACCTCGGCAGTGCTGGCGGTCGGCTTGCTGGGCGGGTTGTTGAGCCTGTTGCTCAGCGTGCTGCTCTACAGCCTGTTAAGCCAGCGTCAGCGCGCCCTGGCCCTGGTTGCACAGCGTACTGCCGAACTGCAGGTCAGCGAGCAGTCGTTGCGTGGCACCCACAACCAACTGCGCAGTGTGCTGGACGCCGCGACCCAGGTGGCGATCATCGCCACCAACCTCAAAGGGGTGGTCAGCACGTTCAACGCCGGCGCCGAACGCATGCTCGGTTACGCAGCCAGCGAAGCGATCGGCCGGTTGCGCCTTGACGACCTGGTACTGCCGGAGGAACTGAACCTGCGTGCTCAGGCCTTGAGCTTGCGCTTTGGCCGCGCCATTGCTGGCGGCCAGGCGATGTTCGCGGAAACGGTGCAGGCGCACGGGGCCGAGCCTGGTGAGTGGACCTTGCTACGAGCCGATGGCAGCCAGTTGGTCGCCAACATGCTGGTGACTGCCATGCTCGACGAACAGGGGTTGTGGGTTGGCTACCTGGCCATCTGCATTGATGTTACCGAGCGGCGCCGGGTGCATGAGGCGTTGGCAGCGCGTGACCGGTTGCTGGAAAAGCTCAGCGCCGAAGTGCCGGGCGGCATCTACCAATATCGCCTGGATGCCAACGGCCATTCTTGCTTTCCATACGCCAGCATGGGCCTGTATGACATCTATGAGGTCGACCTGCTGCAGTTGCGTGAGGATGCCGCGGCGGTGTTCGAACGTATCCACCCCGATGACCTGGAGCGCGTGCGCCGCTCGGTGCGCTATTCGGCCGAACACCTGTCACCCTGGCGCGAGGAGTATCGGGTCTGCCTGCCACGGGCCGGGCTGCGCTGGGTGCGTGGCGAGGCGACGCCAGAAGTGGGCGAGCAGGGCTGTACCCTGTGGCATGGCTACCTGACGGACATCTCCGACCTGAAGGGCGTGGAAGAAGAGTTGCGGGCGCTGTCGGTCACCGACTCGCTGACCGGTATCCATAACCGTCGCTACTTCCAGGAGCGGCTCAAGATCGAACTGGAACGGGCCCAGCGCGATGGTTTGGCACTGTCGGTGATCATGCTCGATATTGATCACTTCAAGCGCATCAACGACCGCTTCGGCCATGCCGTCGGCGACCGGGTGCTGCGCAGCCTGTGCCAGCGCATCGGTCAGCGTTTAAGGCGTACCGATGTGTTCTGCCGCTTGGGCGGGGAAGAGTTCATGGTGCTATGCCCGGGCAGCGATGTCGACCAGGCGCGGCTGCTGGCGCTGGAGTTGTGGCAAGGGGTGCGCAATGTGCCGGTGGAAGGCGTGGGCCAGGTGACCGCGAGCTTTGGTGTGGCGCAGTGGCGGTTGGGCGAGGGCGCCGATGCCTTGCTGTTGCGCGCCGATGCCGGCGTGTATGCGGCCAAGCAGGCCGGGCGGGACCGGGTGGAGGGGGAGCCGCTATAA
- a CDS encoding ribosome modulation factor: MRRLKRDPLERAYSRGYQYGVTGKSRELCPFNLPSVRQAWINGWREGRGDNWDGMTGTAGIHRLNENHAVG, translated from the coding sequence ATGAGAAGACTTAAGCGTGATCCGTTGGAAAGAGCATATTCACGTGGTTACCAATACGGGGTCACCGGCAAATCCCGCGAACTTTGCCCCTTCAATCTTCCTTCTGTTCGCCAAGCCTGGATCAACGGCTGGCGTGAAGGTCGCGGTGATAACTGGGACGGAATGACTGGCACCGCTGGCATCCATAGACTCAACGAAAATCACGCCGTTGGCTGA
- a CDS encoding DUF469 family protein, producing MATNRSRRLRKKLCVDEFQELGFELNLEFKEDLDDQAIDAFLDAFLEEAMDANGLDYVGGDDFGLVCSVKRGSVSEEQRAAVEAWLKGRGELTKIEVSPLLDAWYPEKPINKAE from the coding sequence ATGGCCACAAACCGCTCCCGTCGTCTGCGCAAGAAGCTGTGTGTCGACGAGTTTCAGGAATTGGGCTTCGAGCTGAACCTGGAATTCAAGGAAGATCTGGATGACCAGGCAATCGATGCTTTCCTCGACGCGTTCCTGGAAGAAGCCATGGACGCCAACGGCCTGGATTATGTAGGCGGTGACGATTTCGGCCTGGTGTGCTCGGTCAAACGCGGCTCGGTCAGCGAAGAACAGCGCGCTGCTGTTGAAGCCTGGCTCAAAGGCCGTGGCGAACTGACCAAGATCGAAGTCAGCCCGCTGCTGGACGCCTGGTACCCGGAAAAGCCGATCAACAAGGCTGAGTGA
- the rlmKL gene encoding bifunctional 23S rRNA (guanine(2069)-N(7))-methyltransferase RlmK/23S rRNA (guanine(2445)-N(2))-methyltransferase RlmL, producing the protein MSDRFELYLTCPKGLESLLAEEAKGLGLDEVREHTSAIRGAADMETAYRLCVWSRLANRVLLVLKRFSMKNADDLYDGVHAVDWADHLAADGTLAVEFSGHGSGIDNTHFGALKVKDAIVDKLRNREGLRPSVEKIDPDVRVHLRLDRGEAILSLDLSGHSLHQRGYRLQQGAAPLKENLAAAVLIRAGWPRIAAEGGALADPMCGVGTFLVEAAMIAADIAPNLKRERWGFSAWLGHVPALWRKVHDEAQARAQAGLAKPPLWIRGYEADPRLIQPGRNNVERAGLGDWVKIYQGEVSTFEPRPDQNQKGLVISNPPYGERLGDEASLLYLYQNLGERLRQACMGWEAAVFTGAPQLGKRMGIRSHKQYAFWNGALPCKLLLFKVQPDQFVTGERREAQPEGTETRQQAPQASEPARLSEGAQMFANRLQKNLKQLGKWARREQIDCYRLYDADMPEYALAVDLYQDWVHVQEYAAPRSVDPDKAQARLLDALAAIPQALGISPQRVVLKRRERQSGTRQYERQATEGRFQEVSEGGVKLLVNLTDYLDTGLFLDHRPMRMRIQREAAGKRFLNLFCYTATATVHAAKGGARSTTSVDLSKTYLDWARRNLALNGYSERNRLEQSDVMAWLEGNRDSYDLIFIDPPTFSNSKRMEGVFDVQRDHVQLLDLAMARLAPGGVLYFSNNFRKFQLDEHLMARYVVEEISAQTLDPDFARNNRIHRAWRLQLR; encoded by the coding sequence ATGTCGGACCGTTTCGAACTTTACCTCACCTGTCCCAAAGGCCTTGAAAGCCTGCTCGCCGAAGAGGCCAAAGGCCTCGGCCTTGACGAGGTGCGCGAGCACACCTCGGCCATTCGCGGCGCCGCCGACATGGAAACTGCTTACCGCCTGTGTGTCTGGTCGCGGCTGGCCAACCGCGTATTGCTGGTGCTCAAGCGCTTCTCGATGAAGAACGCCGACGACCTTTACGACGGTGTGCACGCGGTCGACTGGGCCGACCACCTGGCAGCCGACGGCACCCTGGCTGTGGAGTTCAGCGGCCATGGCTCAGGCATCGACAATACCCATTTCGGTGCGCTGAAGGTCAAGGATGCGATCGTCGACAAGCTGCGTAACCGCGAAGGCCTGCGCCCGTCCGTGGAAAAGATCGACCCTGACGTGCGTGTGCACCTGCGCCTGGACCGTGGCGAGGCCATTCTGTCCCTCGACCTGTCCGGGCACAGCCTGCACCAGCGTGGCTACCGCCTGCAGCAAGGCGCCGCGCCACTGAAGGAAAACCTGGCGGCAGCGGTGTTGATCCGTGCTGGCTGGCCGCGTATTGCTGCCGAAGGTGGTGCGCTGGCCGACCCGATGTGCGGTGTGGGTACCTTCCTGGTCGAGGCAGCCATGATCGCCGCCGATATCGCCCCTAACCTCAAGCGCGAACGCTGGGGCTTCAGTGCCTGGCTCGGCCATGTGCCGGCGCTGTGGCGCAAGGTGCATGACGAAGCGCAGGCGCGCGCGCAGGCCGGCCTGGCCAAGCCACCATTGTGGATCCGTGGCTACGAGGCTGACCCGCGGCTGATCCAGCCGGGCCGCAACAACGTCGAGCGTGCCGGCCTGGGCGACTGGGTAAAGATCTACCAGGGCGAAGTCAGCACCTTCGAGCCACGTCCGGACCAGAACCAGAAAGGTCTGGTCATCAGCAACCCGCCCTACGGCGAGCGTCTGGGTGACGAAGCCAGCCTGCTGTACCTCTACCAGAATCTGGGCGAGCGCCTGCGCCAGGCCTGCATGGGCTGGGAAGCAGCGGTATTCACCGGCGCGCCGCAACTGGGCAAGCGCATGGGCATTCGTAGCCACAAGCAGTACGCGTTCTGGAACGGCGCATTGCCATGCAAGCTGTTGCTGTTCAAGGTGCAGCCTGACCAGTTCGTCACGGGTGAACGTCGCGAAGCGCAGCCTGAAGGCACCGAAACCCGTCAGCAGGCGCCGCAGGCCAGCGAGCCAGCGCGGCTGTCGGAAGGCGCGCAGATGTTCGCCAACCGCCTGCAAAAGAACCTCAAGCAACTGGGCAAGTGGGCCCGTCGCGAGCAGATCGACTGCTACCGCCTGTACGATGCCGACATGCCCGAATATGCCCTGGCGGTCGACCTGTACCAGGACTGGGTACACGTGCAGGAATACGCCGCGCCACGTTCGGTCGACCCGGACAAGGCTCAGGCGCGCCTGCTCGATGCACTGGCGGCCATCCCGCAGGCGCTGGGTATTTCGCCGCAGCGTGTAGTGCTCAAGCGTCGCGAGCGGCAGAGCGGCACGCGCCAGTACGAACGTCAGGCCACTGAGGGCCGCTTCCAGGAGGTGAGCGAAGGTGGCGTCAAGCTGCTGGTCAACCTCACCGACTACCTGGATACCGGCCTGTTCCTTGACCACCGCCCGATGCGTATGCGCATCCAGCGCGAGGCTGCCGGCAAGCGCTTCCTCAACCTGTTCTGCTACACCGCCACGGCCACTGTGCACGCGGCCAAGGGCGGTGCGCGCAGCACCACCAGCGTCGACTTGTCGAAGACCTACCTGGACTGGGCCCGGCGTAACCTGGCGCTCAATGGCTATTCCGAGCGCAATCGCCTGGAACAGAGCGATGTAATGGCCTGGCTGGAAGGCAACCGTGACAGCTACGACCTGATCTTCATCGACCCGCCAACCTTCTCCAACTCCAAGCGCATGGAAGGCGTATTCGACGTGCAGCGTGATCATGTGCAGCTGCTGGACCTGGCCATGGCCCGCCTGGCGCCGGGTGGCGTGCTGTATTTCTCCAACAACTTCCGCAAGTTCCAGCTGGACGAGCACCTGATGGCGCGTTACGTGGTGGAAGAAATCAGCGCCCAGACCCTGGACCCGGACTTCGCCCGAAATAACCGTATCCATCGCGCCTGGCGTTTGCAGCTTCGGTAA
- the dacB gene encoding D-alanyl-D-alanine carboxypeptidase/D-alanyl-D-alanine-endopeptidase, with translation MIKTLRPLILAGLLLPLALPSHAAVNTTLPAKVQQALKANKLQDTALSLVMLPLDGPGTPTVFNADVSVNPASTMKLVTTYAALELLGPTFQWKTEFYTDGTLSNGVLNGNLYLKGGGDPKLNMEKLWLLMRDLRANGVRTVTGDLVLDRSHFVQPNLPQFNDDGGDENKPFLVKPDSLLVNLKALRFVARNDGGKVTVAVEPPIARIRIDNQVKPVASKKCTGDVRYNPVPQADGISVTVSGQLGDGCNSQTYLSLLDHPTYAAGAVRAIWSELGGNIQGGDRIENVPKSARLLARAFSPDLVEVIRDINKYSNNTMAQQLFLSLGAQFRTDADGDDARAAQRVVRQWLAKKGITAPHLVMENGSGLSRAERVSTREMAEMLKAAWKSPYAAEFMSSMPLVGMDGTMRKRLKRTAMTGEGHIKTGTLNTVRAIAGFSRDSNGHTWAVAAILNDPKPWGASQVLDQVLLDLYRQPKLAGSTAAN, from the coding sequence ATGATCAAAACGCTTCGACCCCTCATTCTTGCCGGCCTGCTGTTGCCGCTTGCCTTGCCCAGCCACGCCGCCGTCAATACCACCCTGCCTGCCAAAGTGCAGCAGGCGCTCAAGGCCAACAAGCTGCAGGACACAGCGCTGTCGCTGGTGATGCTGCCGCTGGACGGCCCCGGCACCCCGACCGTGTTCAATGCCGATGTGTCGGTGAACCCGGCGTCGACCATGAAACTGGTCACCACCTACGCCGCCCTCGAACTGCTTGGCCCGACCTTCCAGTGGAAAACCGAGTTCTACACTGACGGCACCCTGAGCAACGGCGTGCTTAACGGTAACCTCTACCTTAAAGGTGGCGGTGACCCCAAACTGAACATGGAAAAGCTGTGGCTGCTGATGCGTGACCTGCGCGCCAATGGCGTGCGCACCGTCACCGGTGACCTGGTGCTGGACCGCAGCCACTTCGTGCAACCCAACCTGCCGCAGTTCAACGATGACGGCGGCGATGAAAACAAGCCGTTCCTGGTCAAGCCCGACTCACTGCTGGTCAACCTCAAGGCCCTGCGCTTCGTGGCCCGTAATGATGGTGGCAAGGTCACCGTCGCAGTCGAGCCGCCGATTGCCCGCATCCGCATCGACAACCAGGTCAAGCCGGTAGCCTCGAAGAAATGCACCGGTGATGTACGCTACAACCCGGTGCCTCAGGCCGACGGCATCAGTGTAACGGTCAGCGGCCAACTGGGTGACGGCTGCAACTCGCAAACCTACCTGTCGCTGCTCGACCACCCAACCTACGCCGCCGGTGCCGTACGCGCCATCTGGAGCGAACTGGGCGGCAACATCCAGGGTGGCGACCGCATCGAGAATGTGCCCAAGAGCGCTCGCCTGCTGGCCCGCGCCTTCTCGCCCGACCTGGTGGAAGTGATCCGCGACATCAACAAGTACAGCAACAACACCATGGCCCAGCAGCTGTTCCTGAGCCTTGGCGCGCAGTTCCGCACCGATGCCGATGGTGACGACGCCCGTGCTGCCCAGCGCGTGGTACGCCAATGGCTGGCGAAAAAAGGCATTACCGCGCCGCACCTGGTGATGGAAAACGGCTCTGGCCTGTCGCGTGCCGAACGGGTCAGTACCCGGGAAATGGCCGAGATGCTCAAAGCCGCCTGGAAGAGCCCTTACGCCGCCGAGTTCATGAGCTCGATGCCGCTGGTGGGCATGGACGGCACCATGCGCAAGCGTCTCAAGCGCACCGCGATGACCGGTGAGGGGCACATCAAGACCGGCACACTGAACACTGTACGGGCGATTGCCGGCTTCAGCCGCGACAGCAACGGCCATACCTGGGCGGTGGCGGCGATCCTCAACGACCCCAAACCGTGGGGTGCCTCGCAGGTGCTGGACCAGGTGCTGCTTGACCTGTATCGCCAGCCGAAGCTGGCTGGCAGCACAGCGGCCAACTGA